The Dama dama isolate Ldn47 chromosome 23, ASM3311817v1, whole genome shotgun sequence genome contains a region encoding:
- the ZGPAT gene encoding zinc finger CCCH-type with G patch domain-containing protein, whose product MDEESLQTALRTYDAQLQQVELALGAGLDPSELADLRQLQGDLKELIELTEASLVSVRKSKLLAALDGEHLAQEDAEPLAFQNAIAETVEVPVAPGAELETVPSRETGPGPTEPGQEEDEGEDEEGGAALSGRKVNAPYYSAWGTLEYHNAMIVGTEEADDGSPGVRVLYLYPTHKSLKPCPFFLEGKCRFQENCRFSHGQVVSVDELRPFQDPDLSSLQAGSACLAKRQDGLWYPAQITDVDSGYYTVKFDSLLLKEAVVEGDSILPPLRTEPAGSSDSDGSDADDPSYARVVEPGAANPGTCSSAFAGWEVHTRGIGSRLLAKMGYEFGKGLGRHAEGRVEPVHAVVLPRGKSLDQCAEILQKRTRGGQAGVSKPPKCRGRGGGAGGRPPPRSVFDFLNEKLKGEAPGAPEVGAAPPGRSGKEVYHASRSTKRALSLRLLQTEEKIEQTQRAIRGIQEALARNAGRHSVTTAQLQEKLAGAQRQLGQLRAQEAGLQREQRKADTHKKMTEF is encoded by the exons ATGGACGAGGAGAGCCTGCAGACCGCCCTCCGGACCTACGACGCGCAGCTGCAGCAGGTGGAGCTGGCCCTGGGCGCTGGCCTGGATCCCTCGGAGCTGGCCGACCTGCGCCAGCTGCAGGGGGACCTGAAGGAGCTGATCGAGCTCACTGAGGCCAGCCTGGTGTCGGTCAGGAAGAGCAAGCTGCTGGCGGCGCTGGATGGAGAGCACCTAGCCCAGGAGGATGCTGAGCCTTTGGCTTTCCAGAATGCCATCGCGGAGACGGTGGAGGTGCCAGTAGCCCCCGGCGCAGAACTGGAGACTGTTCCTTCGAGAGAGACTGGGCCAGGACCCACGGAGCCTGGGCAGGAGGAGGACGAGGGGGAGGACGAGGAGGGCGGGGCAGCACTGAGTGGAAGAAAGGTGAACGCCCCCTACTACAGTGCCTGGGGCACCCTGGAGTATCACAACGCCATGATCGTGGGCACCGAGGAGGCGGACGACGGCTCCCCGGGCGTGCGCGTACTCTATCTCTACCCCACTCACAAGTCCCTGAAGCCCTGCCCGTTCTTCCTGGAGGGGAAGTGCCGCTTCCAGGAAAACTGCAG GTTCTCGCACGGGCAGGTAGTCTCAGTGGACGAGCTGCGCCCCTTCCAGGACCCGGACCTGAGCTCCCTGCAGGCCGGCTCTGCATGTCTGGCCAAGCGGCAGGATGGTCTGTGGTACCCAGCACAGATCACTG ATGTAGACAGCGGTTACTACACGGTCAAGTTTGACTCTCTGCTGTTGAAAGAGGCCGTGGTGGAGGGGGACAGCATCCTGCCCCCACTGCGCACAGAGCCTGCAGGGTCCTCTGACTCGGACGGCAGTGATGCAGACGACCCCAGCTATGCTCGAG TGGTGGAACCTGGTGCTGCCAACCCCGGGACCTGCAGCTCCGCTTTTGCCGGCTGGGAGGTGCACACGCGGGGCATTGGCTCCAGGCTCCTCGCCAAGATGGGCTACGAGTTTGGCAAGG GTCTGGGCCGGCATGCAGAGGGCCGGGTGGAGCCCGTCCATGCTGTGGTGCTGCCGCGCGGGAAGTCGCTGGACCAGTGTGCAGAGATCCTGCAGAAGAGAACCCGGGGTGGCCAGGCTGGCGTTAGCAAGCCCCCAAAGTGCCGGGGCAGAGGGGGTGGAGCCGGGGGCCGCCCACCTCCTCGCAGTGTGTTTGACTTCCTGAATGAAAAGCTGAAAGGCGAGGCTCCAGGGGCCCCGGAGGTGGGGGCAGCGCCCCCCGGGAGGAGCGGCAAGGAGGTGTACCATGCCAGCAGGAGTACCAAACGGGCCCTGAGCCTGCGGCTCCTCCAGACTGAGGAGAAGATTGAGCAGACCCAGCGAGCCATCCGTGGCATCCAGGAGGCCCTTGCCCGCAACGCTGGCCG GCACAGTGTGACAACGGCCCAGCTGCAGGAGAAGCTGGCAGGAGCCCAGCGGCAGCTGGGGCAGCTCCGGGCCCAGGAGGCGGGCCTGCAGCGGGAACAGAGGAAGGCCGACACCCACAAGAAGATGACTGAGTTCTAG